From Daucus carota subsp. sativus chromosome 6, DH1 v3.0, whole genome shotgun sequence, the proteins below share one genomic window:
- the LOC108192981 gene encoding uncharacterized membrane protein At1g16860, with product MGSRFPSHQLSNGLYVSGRPEQPKERTPTMTSTAMPYTGGDIKKSGELGKMFDLPVDGSKARKSGPVTGAPSRTGSFAGSASHSGPIMTNAASRSSYSMSGPVASGGISGSVSVKKSNSGPLSKHGEPLKKTSGPQSGGVTPVTRQNSGPLPPILPATGLITSGPISSGPLNSSGAPRKVSGPLDSKNSMKLHGSIAINQAVTTLSQDEDYSFKGSFPKPILWLMILLFVMGFIAGGFILGAVHNAILLIVIVVLFGIVATIFAWNTCWGRRSIIDYIDRYPDAELREAKDGQYVKVSGVVTCGNVPLESSFQRVPRCVYTSSCLYEYRGWDSKAANPTHRRFTWGLRSSERHVVDFYISDFQSGLRALVKTGFGARVTPYVEGSVVEVNDLDKDMSPDFIRWMRERNLSCDDRIMRLEEGYIKEGSTVSVIGVVQRNENVLMIVPPPEPFTTGCQWGRCILPSSLEGIVLRCEDASKVDVIPV from the exons ATGGGTTCCCGATTTCCGTCTCACCAGCTGAGCAATGGCCTTTATGTCTCGGGTCGGCCTGAACAGCCGAAAGAAAGAACCCCTACTATGACCTCGACGGCTATGCCTTATACGGGTGGTGACATCAAGAAATCTGGAGAGCTGGGAAAAATGTTTGATTTACCTGTGGATGGCTCCAAGGCGAGGAAATCTGGACCGGTAACTGGTGCTCCTTCAAGAACTGGATCTTTTGCAGGCAGTGCTTCACATTCAGGACCAATCATGACAAATGCCGCATCTAGGTCTAGCTATTCTATGTCGGGTCCTGTGGCCTCTGGTGGGATTTCTGGTTCAGTTTCTGTAAAAAAATCGAACTCCGGGCCACTTAGTAAACATGGGGAACCTTTGAAGAAAACGTCTGGCCCCCAATCTGGAGGAGTAACACCAGTCACCCGTCAAAACTCAGGTCCTCTTCCACCAATTCTTCCTGCCACAGGATTAATTACATCTGGTCCCATTTCGTCCGGTCCCCTAAATTCATCCGGTGCACCTAGGAAAGTTTCTGGTCCGTTGGACTCCAAGAATTCGATGAAACTGCATGGTTCAATTGCAATTAACCAAGCTGTGACAACATTAAGCCAAGACGAAGACTATTCATTCAAGGGCAGTTTCCCAAAGCCAattttatggttgatgattctgcTCTTTGTAATGGGGTTCATTGCTGGTGGTTTTATTCTTGGGGCTGTCCATAATGCTATTCTTCTCATTGTTATTGTGGTTCTCTTTGGAATTGTCGCCACAATATTTGCCTGGAATACTTGCTGGGGAAGAAGATCTATCATCGACTACATTGACCGCTACCCAGATGCTGAGCTTAGAGAAGCAAAAGATGGGCAGTATGTGAAGGTCTCAGGG GTGGTGACCTGTGGTAATGTTCCCCTTGAGTCATCTTTCCAAAGAGTTCCAAGATGTGTCTATACTTCGTCGTGTTTATATGAGTATCGCGGGTGGGACTCAAAAGCCGCCAACCCGACTCATCGTCGATTTACATGGGGCTTACGGTCATCAGAG AGGCATGTAGTTGACTTCTACATTTCTGACTTCCAGTCTGGTTTGAGAGCATTGGTTAAGACTGGTTTTGGTGCAAGAGTTACTCCGTACGTGGAGGGATCTGTTGTTGAAGTCAATGATTTAGATAAAGACATGTCTCCTGATTTTATCAGATGGATGAGAGAAAGGAATCTTTCATGTGATGACCGTATAATGCGATTGGAGGAAgg GTACATCAAAGAGGGAAGCACAGTTAGTGTGATAGGAGTTGTTCAGCGGAATGAGAATGTGTTAATGATTGTTCCTCCACCAGAGCCATTTACAACAGGATGCCAGTGGGGTAGATGCATTCTTCCAAGTAGCCTAGAAGGCATCGTTTTGAGATGCGAGGACGCATCAAAGGTTGATGTTATACCAGTATAG